The following are encoded in a window of Lacinutrix sp. WUR7 genomic DNA:
- a CDS encoding PorV/PorQ family protein, translated as MKRLLTILLLTFCVTISAQTVRKYSNEFMNIGVDAAALGMSNAVTAYSQDVNSGYWNPAGLVNIEDKQLALMHSSYFANIASYDYAAFAMPLDNNSAIGVSLIRFAVDDILNTTQLIDAQGDINYDRISSFSTADYGVTFSYSRKLPIPGFNYGINAKVIRRVIGKFANSWGFGLDAAVQFESKNEWKFGLMARDITTTFNSWAIDEDEFAKVQDAVEGQNQELPETTELTIPKLQFGVAKKFIYRYDFSILAEVDLNIRFEENNDLISTSFASITPSAGFEVGYLDMVYLRGGVGNFQNELQLDNSEKTSFQPSIGIGFKYNCIQVDYAFTDIGDQSVALYSNVFSLKVDFSCFR; from the coding sequence TTGAAAAGACTACTAACTATATTACTTTTAACTTTTTGTGTGACTATTTCGGCACAAACAGTAAGAAAATATTCAAATGAATTTATGAATATTGGTGTCGATGCTGCTGCCTTAGGAATGAGCAACGCAGTAACTGCATACTCTCAGGATGTAAATTCGGGCTACTGGAATCCTGCTGGATTAGTAAATATTGAAGACAAACAATTAGCTTTAATGCACTCTAGTTACTTTGCAAACATTGCGAGTTATGATTATGCCGCATTTGCTATGCCATTAGACAATAATAGCGCCATTGGTGTTTCGTTAATTCGTTTTGCTGTAGATGACATTTTAAATACAACACAATTAATTGATGCTCAAGGAGATATTAATTATGATAGAATTAGCTCCTTCTCTACTGCAGATTATGGGGTAACTTTCTCCTATTCTAGAAAGCTTCCTATTCCGGGTTTTAATTATGGTATAAATGCAAAAGTAATCCGTCGTGTTATTGGTAAATTCGCCAATTCATGGGGATTTGGTTTAGATGCAGCGGTGCAGTTTGAATCGAAGAATGAATGGAAATTCGGACTTATGGCTAGAGACATAACAACCACTTTTAATTCTTGGGCTATTGATGAAGATGAGTTTGCCAAAGTACAAGATGCCGTAGAAGGACAAAATCAAGAGTTACCAGAAACAACAGAGCTTACCATACCTAAATTACAATTTGGTGTTGCTAAAAAATTCATATATCGTTATGATTTTTCTATCCTTGCAGAGGTAGATTTAAATATTAGATTTGAAGAAAATAATGACTTAATCTCCACGTCATTTGCAAGTATTACGCCTTCTGCTGGTTTTGAAGTTGGCTACTTAGACATGGTATACTTAAGAGGTGGTGTTGGTAATTTTCAAAATGAATTGCAATTAGATAATTCTGAAAAAACGAGCTTTCAACCAAGCATTGGAATTGGTTTTAAATACAATTGCATTCAGGTAGATTACGCTTTTACAGATATTGGAGACCAAAGTGTTGCCTTATACTCTAACGTGTTTTCTTTAAAAGTTGATTTTAGTTGTTTTAGATAG
- a CDS encoding Arc family DNA binding domain-containing protein encodes MAKKKAFALRINEDMIKAIEKWAADEFRSTNGQIEWMLNESLKKAKRSPKKRNTEEND; translated from the coding sequence ATGGCTAAAAAGAAGGCTTTTGCATTACGAATAAATGAAGATATGATCAAAGCTATTGAAAAATGGGCTGCGGATGAATTCCGCAGCACTAATGGTCAAATCGAATGGATGCTTAATGAAAGTCTAAAAAAGGCAAAGCGTAGTCCGAAAAAAAGAAACACGGAGGAAAACGATTAA
- a CDS encoding TerC family protein, whose amino-acid sequence MAGIIFTLFMLIMLQAVLGFDNLLYISLESKKAPEAEQKRVRKVGILIAIVLRIVLLFILVSIIDFFQDPFSFLTGGIENIVHFAFNGHSIIVLAGGAFIIYTAIKEIWHMISTSGLTVAEMASGKSTKSANAVITSIVIMNLVFSFDSILAAIGLTSEIENSTTAFIVMAIAIVISGLLMLIMADKISTFLSKNRMYEVLGLFILFIVGIMLVTEGGHLAHLKLFGNEIVPMSKTTFYFVLFILIVVDVVQGRYQKRLTAEKALKDAKEVKDI is encoded by the coding sequence ATGGCTGGAATTATTTTTACTTTATTCATGCTAATCATGCTTCAAGCAGTATTAGGCTTTGATAACCTTTTATATATATCCTTAGAATCTAAAAAAGCACCAGAAGCAGAACAAAAAAGAGTTAGAAAAGTTGGAATACTTATCGCTATAGTTTTACGTATTGTCTTATTATTTATATTAGTATCTATCATCGATTTTTTTCAAGACCCTTTTTCTTTTTTAACAGGAGGTATTGAAAATATTGTGCATTTTGCATTTAACGGACATAGTATCATAGTGCTAGCTGGAGGTGCGTTTATTATTTATACGGCAATTAAAGAAATTTGGCACATGATTTCTACATCTGGACTTACGGTTGCCGAAATGGCATCTGGTAAAAGTACCAAATCAGCAAATGCGGTTATTACCAGTATTGTAATTATGAACTTGGTTTTTTCTTTCGATTCTATCTTAGCGGCAATTGGTCTTACTAGCGAAATAGAAAATAGCACAACGGCATTTATTGTTATGGCAATAGCCATTGTTATTAGTGGATTGCTAATGTTAATAATGGCAGATAAAATTTCGACATTCTTATCTAAGAATAGGATGTATGAAGTATTAGGGCTTTTTATCTTATTTATAGTAGGAATTATGCTAGTTACCGAAGGTGGCCACCTAGCACATTTAAAACTCTTTGGAAACGAGATTGTACCTATGAGTAAAACAACGTTCTATTTTGTGTTATTTATTTTAATCGTTGTAGATGTGGTGCAGGGGAGATATCAAAAACGACTTACAGCAGAGAAAGCCCTAAAAGACGCAAAAGAAGTAAAAGATATTTAA
- a CDS encoding DUF4105 domain-containing protein produces the protein MKKLYIVLFLFSFVLTQAQNGYDNTEISILTIGPGTSLNDAFGHNGIRVKTPYSDVVYDYGRFPFNDPNFYLNFARGKLLYSQGFSNTYAVIGFYKSQNRSIREQVLDLTTKEKQDMHAFLETNALPQNREYLYDFFYDNCATKIRDVAEEITHNNIHFNEIETLEESTFRDLIQQNLYWNSWGSLGIDIALGSIIDRPATQYEYMFLPKYIHSFFETATLKSTNTSLVKKSNTIYSKTEEKQEKHFFSSPIFVFGVLGVFILFITYTDNKKGKRSTWLDFSIFLITGSIGVLILLLWFATDHTTTANNYNLLWAFALNVFVIAQILKAQPKAWFIKYMKLLIILLCLLGFHWITGVQRFAFGLIPLLLALAIRYVYVVYYFTKSR, from the coding sequence ATGAAAAAACTATATATAGTTTTATTCCTTTTCTCCTTTGTACTTACTCAAGCACAAAATGGATACGATAATACCGAAATAAGTATTTTAACTATTGGACCAGGAACATCCCTAAACGATGCTTTTGGACATAATGGTATTCGTGTTAAAACGCCGTATAGCGATGTGGTTTATGATTACGGAAGGTTTCCGTTTAACGACCCAAATTTTTACTTAAATTTTGCAAGAGGAAAACTGCTTTACTCACAAGGCTTTAGCAATACGTATGCGGTTATCGGTTTTTACAAAAGCCAAAACAGATCTATTAGAGAACAAGTTTTAGATTTAACTACCAAAGAAAAGCAAGACATGCATGCTTTTTTAGAAACCAACGCGCTACCACAAAACAGAGAGTATTTATACGACTTCTTTTATGATAATTGTGCAACAAAAATAAGAGATGTTGCAGAAGAAATAACCCATAACAATATTCATTTTAATGAAATTGAAACTTTAGAGGAAAGTACTTTTAGAGATTTAATACAACAAAATTTATATTGGAATTCTTGGGGAAGCCTTGGAATTGATATTGCACTAGGTTCTATAATTGATAGACCAGCAACGCAATATGAGTACATGTTTTTACCCAAATATATACATTCGTTTTTTGAAACGGCTACCTTAAAAAGCACGAACACAAGTTTAGTAAAGAAATCGAATACAATTTATAGTAAAACAGAAGAAAAGCAAGAAAAACACTTTTTTAGTAGTCCGATATTTGTTTTTGGGGTATTAGGGGTTTTCATACTTTTTATTACTTATACCGACAATAAAAAAGGCAAACGAAGTACATGGCTAGACTTTAGCATCTTTCTAATTACTGGAAGTATTGGTGTATTAATTTTATTATTATGGTTTGCAACAGATCATACTACAACTGCTAACAACTACAACTTATTATGGGCTTTCGCTCTAAACGTATTTGTAATAGCTCAAATATTAAAAGCACAACCAAAAGCCTGGTTTATTAAATACATGAAACTGCTAATTATACTCTTGTGTTTATTAGGATTTCATTGGATAACAGGCGTGCAAAGATTTGCTTTCGGACTTATTCCATTGCT
- a CDS encoding phosphatidylcholine/phosphatidylserine synthase, producing MQLKSFIPNFITLLNLFCGSIAVLLAVNNLFVASAVFVFLGIFFDFFDGFFARKLNVQSELGVQLDSLADMVTSGLVPGVIMYKLLSLACEGPGIQFSSWSSFMQWESFKIVPLALVGLFITMASAYRLAKFNIDVEQQSYFKGLPTPANTLLIISLPLILEFQNSDAMNAIILNKWFLLIVTILSCYLLNSNIKLFALKFKNYGFKDNAMRYIFLLLSLVFLVVLHFAAIPLIILLYIILSLLNSKNI from the coding sequence ATGCAACTAAAAAGCTTCATTCCGAATTTTATAACCTTATTAAATTTATTCTGCGGAAGCATTGCCGTTCTATTAGCAGTAAATAATTTATTTGTTGCTTCGGCAGTATTCGTGTTTCTTGGAATATTCTTTGATTTCTTTGACGGGTTCTTCGCTAGAAAACTAAATGTACAAAGCGAATTAGGTGTACAATTAGATTCACTTGCAGATATGGTAACTAGTGGTTTGGTTCCAGGTGTAATCATGTACAAACTACTTTCTTTGGCTTGTGAAGGTCCGGGAATACAATTTTCTTCTTGGAGTTCTTTTATGCAATGGGAAAGCTTTAAGATCGTTCCATTGGCATTAGTAGGTTTGTTTATTACCATGGCTTCTGCCTATAGATTGGCGAAATTTAATATAGATGTTGAACAACAATCTTATTTTAAAGGTTTACCAACGCCAGCAAATACATTGCTTATTATTTCTTTACCGCTTATATTAGAGTTTCAAAATAGCGACGCTATGAATGCTATTATATTAAACAAGTGGTTTTTATTAATAGTAACGATTTTAAGCTGTTACTTACTAAATAGTAACATAAAACTCTTTGCTTTAAAATTTAAAAATTACGGTTTTAAAGACAATGCAATGCGTTACATCTTTTTACTTTTAAGCTTGGTGTTTTTGGTGGTGTTGCATTTTGCAGCAATTCCTTTAATTATTTTGCTTTACATTATTTTATCTTTATTAAACTCTAAAAACATTTAA